In Desulfobulbaceae bacterium, the DNA window CAGGGTAATCGCTCCTAATGACGTTGACCTCATCCCGATGCTTCGCAAATCCGGCGTCAATATTAAGGCAAAACAGAAAGAGGATACCCCCTGGTATATAACTATTTTGGTTTCCTGGTTCCCCATGCTCCTTCTTATCGGTGTCTGGATATTTTTTATGCGCCAGATGCAAGTCGGTGGCGGCAAAGCCATGAGTTTTGGTAAAAGCAGGGCCCGTCTTAATGATGGTGAAAAAAGCAAAATCACCTTCAAAGATGTTGCCGGTATTGATGAAGCAAAAGAAGACTTATCTGAAATTATTGATTTCCTTAAGGATCCTAAAAAATTCACCGATCTTGGTGCCAGAATTCCCACGGGCGTTTTGCTAGCTGGCTCCCCAGGAACAGGTAAAACCTTGCTGGCCAAGGCTATAGCAGGTGAAGCAGAGGTTCCTTTCTTTTCCATATCAGGTTCTGATTTTGTCGAGATGTTTGTCGGTGTTGGCGCCTCTCGTGTTCGCGACCTTTTTACCCAAGGCAAAAAAAACGCTCCCTGCATCATTTTTATTGATGAAATTGATGCAGTTGGTCGCCATCGAGGTGCTGGTCTTGGCGGAGGCCATGACGAACGCGAACAGACACTCAACCAGTTGCTGGTTGAGATGGATGGCTTTGAAGAAAATGAAGGCGTAATTATAGTCGCGGCAACAAATCGACCTGACGTATTAGATCCTGCTTTGCTTAGACCTGGGCGTTTTGATCGACAGGTAATTGTTCCTGCCCCGGATGTTAAAGGCAGAGAGATGATTCTCAAAGTCCATGGTGGTAAAGTTCCATTAGACGATAAAATTGATTGGAAGGTTATTGCTCGCGGCACACCGGGTTTTACTGGTGCGGACCTGGAGAATATGGTTAACGAAGCCGCCCTTCTTGCCGCTCGTACTGGTAAAAAGAGTGTTACCATGGACCATCTTGACAAGGCCAAGGACAAAGTTATGATGGGTGCTGAGCGTCGAAGCATGATTATTTCCGAAAAAGAAAAAAAGGTTACCGCTTATCATGAAGCCGGTCATGCCCTTGTTGCACAGCTTTTGCCTAACACTGACCCACTTCATAAAGTAACCATTATTCCACGCGGTCGAGCATTAGGGTTAACTCAGCAATTACCGACCGAAGATAAATATACCCACTCCAAAACCTTTCTTTTAAATAACATCTGCATCCTTTTAGGCGGTAGAGTTGCTGAAGAGATTATTTTTAACGACATAACAACTGGATCTGGTAACGACATAGAGCGCGCCACAGATTTAGCTCGAAAGATGGTCTGTG includes these proteins:
- the ftsH gene encoding ATP-dependent zinc metalloprotease FtsH, with amino-acid sequence MFYKNLSMWLVIGLTMVLLFNLFNKPQTSVTEMNYSDFISSVESGMVNQVVIQGNELSGTIQGGTSFRVIAPNDVDLIPMLRKSGVNIKAKQKEDTPWYITILVSWFPMLLLIGVWIFFMRQMQVGGGKAMSFGKSRARLNDGEKSKITFKDVAGIDEAKEDLSEIIDFLKDPKKFTDLGARIPTGVLLAGSPGTGKTLLAKAIAGEAEVPFFSISGSDFVEMFVGVGASRVRDLFTQGKKNAPCIIFIDEIDAVGRHRGAGLGGGHDEREQTLNQLLVEMDGFEENEGVIIVAATNRPDVLDPALLRPGRFDRQVIVPAPDVKGREMILKVHGGKVPLDDKIDWKVIARGTPGFTGADLENMVNEAALLAARTGKKSVTMDHLDKAKDKVMMGAERRSMIISEKEKKVTAYHEAGHALVAQLLPNTDPLHKVTIIPRGRALGLTQQLPTEDKYTHSKTFLLNNICILLGGRVAEEIIFNDITTGSGNDIERATDLARKMVCEWGMSEKLGPQTFGKKEEQIFLGREISQHRDYSEDTAVRIDTEVKHFIFEANTKVNNLLSENKSKLIAIANALLEKETILLEDIETIMNENQPKAEKHPDSNEVSPENA